A stretch of DNA from Streptomyces rubradiris:
CCACTGGTGGGCCAGCTCGTGCACGATCGTCGTCTCGTTGCGCACCGCCGAGTACGCGGGCTTGGACTGCACCTCCAGCGAGAACCCGGCCCTGGGCATGTCGTCCACGATGGCACCGGTCTCCTCGAAGGGGTACGGTCCGAAGACCTGCGACCAGTAGTCGGTGACGGCGGAGGTGACGCCGTAGACGTCGACGTCCACGGCGCTCTTCAGCGCGGGGTCGATCGCCACGTAGACCGGGATGCCGCCGGGGGTCCGCCCGGTGCGCACGTCGAACTTCCCGATGGTGGCGGTGGCCAGGTAGGTCGCCATCGGCTTCGACTCCCGCCAGTGGGTGTACGTCGAGCCGCCCTTGTCGTACGTCGACACCAGCCGGCCGTTGGAGACCGCGGTCAGGCCCTCGGGCGCCTTGATCCGGATGTCGTAGGTGGCCTTGTCGGCGGGGTGGTCGCTGGAGGGGAACCAGGTGGAGGCGGCGTTGGGCTGGCAGGCGACGAAGACGCCGTCGGGGGTCTTCATCCAGCCGTACTCGGAGCCGAAGACGATGGGTCCGCCGAGGGGCTCGGGTATGCCGCCGTAGGTGACGGAGACGGTGAAGTCACGGCCCTTGGGCAGCGCCCGGCGCGGGGTGACGGTGACCTCGTCGCCGTCCCGGGTGAACCGCGCCCGTCTGCCGTTCACCTCCACCCGCGTGATCTCCAGCTTCTGAAGGTCGAGGTCGAAGGAGGAGAGGGTGTGGGTGGCGCGCGCGGTGAGCGTGGTACGGCCGTCCAGTCGGCCGGTGCCGGGGGCGTAGGCCACGTCCAGGTCGTAGTGGCGGGCGTCGTAGCCACCGTTGCCGAGGCGCGGGAAGTAGGGGTCGCCGATGCCGGGGGCGCCCTGGGTCGGGGGCGCGGAGGCGGCGATGGCCAGGAAGGAGGCCGCCGCGGTGACGAGGACTCCGAGACGTGCCGAACGGGAGAGTGCCATGGATCGTCCCTTTCGAGCGTGCCGATCGGTGGTCGGACACGGACGACTCTGCACTCTCCCGTTCAGGCATGTACATGACTTTCTTGGTCGTCATGCGTTACTTGTCGGACGACTCCTCGGCGCCGCTCCCGGCCGACGGCTTGCCGGGCGCCTTCCCGCTCGTCCTCCCGGTCGCCTTCGGCGTGGACTTCGCCCCCGGGCCGGTCTTCTCCTCGGCCGGCTCCGCCGCCGCGGCGGCCTCGGCGGCTTCGGGGGCCGGGGCGGTGTCGGCGGCCTCGGAAACGGCTTCGGCGGACCCGGCGGCCCCGGCCGGCTCCGAAGCGGTCGCCTCGGGAGCCTCCTCGGAGCCGGTCGCCTCGGAAGCGGTGTCCTTCGCGGCAGGTGCCTTCGCGGCCGCCGGCTTCTCCGCGGCCGCCGGCTCCTTCCCGCCCGCCGATCTCTCCTCCGCCGCCGGCTTCGGCTCCGCCGAACCGTCGGAGACGACCGCGTCCGGGACCAGCTCCGACGCCGCCTTCGCCGCCGACAGCAGGACCGTGTCCTGCGGGGCCTGGTCGGCGAAGTTCTCCGGGTGGTGGCAGGCGACCCGCTGGCCCGGCTTCAGCTCGACGAGCTGCGGCTCGGTCGTCCGGCAGATCTCCGTCGCCTTCCAGCAGCGGGTGTGGAACCGGCAGCCGGAGGGCGGGGCGATCGGGGACGGGACGTCGCCGCGCAGCAGGATGCGCTCGTTCTTCTGCCCCCGGCGCTTCGGGTCCGGCACCGGCACCGCCGACATCAGCGCCTTGGTGTACGGATGCATCGGCGTCTCGTACAGCGAGGTGCGGTCGGCCAGCTCCACGATCTTGCCGAGGTACATCACCGCGATCCGGTCCGAGACGTGCCGGACCACCGACAGGTCGTGGGCGATGATCACGTAGGTCAGGCCCAGCTCCTGCTGGAGGTCGTCCATCAGGTTCACGACCTGCGCCTGGATCGACACGTCCAGCGCGGAGACCGGCTCGTCCGCCACCACCAGCTTCGGCTTCAGGGCGAGCGCGCGGGCGATGCCGATGCGCTGGCGCTGACCGCCGGAGAACTCGTGCGGGTAGCGGTTGTAGTGCTCGGGGCTGAGGCCGACCAGGGAGAGGAGCCGCTGGACCTCCTTCTTCACCCCGCCCTCGGGCTCCACGCCCTGGAGCCGGAAGGGCGCCGAGACGATCGAGCCGATGGTGTGGCGGGGGTTCAGGGAGCCGTACGGGTCCTGGAAGATCATCTGGATGTCGCGGCGCAGCGGGCGCAGCTGCCCGGTGCTCAGCCGGGTGATGTCCTGGCCCTCGAAGGTGATCTTCCCGCCGGTCGGGTCCTGGAGGCGGGTGATGACCCGGCCCATGGTCGACTTGCCGCAGCCCGACTCGCCGACCACGCCCAGGGTCTCGCCCTTGCGCACCTCGAAGTCGATGCCGTCGACGGCCTTCACGGCGCCGACCTGGCGCTGCAGGATGCCCTTCTTGATCGGGAAGTGCTTCGTCAGGCCCTCGACCCGGAGCAGCACCTCGCGGTCCGCCGAGCCCTCGGAAGCCGACGTCTGCTGAGGGATCGCGGCCTCGTCCGTCTTCTTGGTCTCACTCACAGCTTCGGCGCAATCTCTTCGGTCCAGATCCGCTGGCGGTCCTCGGTCGGGAGGTGACAGGCGGACCAGTGCCCGGTGCTCACCTGCTCCAGCTCGGGGCGCACCGTGCGGGTGACGTTCCCCTTGGGGATGTCCGCG
This window harbors:
- a CDS encoding M1 family metallopeptidase produces the protein MALSRSARLGVLVTAAASFLAIAASAPPTQGAPGIGDPYFPRLGNGGYDARHYDLDVAYAPGTGRLDGRTTLTARATHTLSSFDLDLQKLEITRVEVNGRRARFTRDGDEVTVTPRRALPKGRDFTVSVTYGGIPEPLGGPIVFGSEYGWMKTPDGVFVACQPNAASTWFPSSDHPADKATYDIRIKAPEGLTAVSNGRLVSTYDKGGSTYTHWRESKPMATYLATATIGKFDVRTGRTPGGIPVYVAIDPALKSAVDVDVYGVTSAVTDYWSQVFGPYPFEETGAIVDDMPRAGFSLEVQSKPAYSAVRNETTIVHELAHQWFGDSVSVARWNDIWLNEGFATYAQWLWDEHQGTRSAHDAFRAGYDSRPADSAFWQVRPGAPERDTMFASAVYQRGAMTLQMLRERIGDPAFFRLLPTWTRLHRYGNASTADFVRLAERVSGRQLDDLFDTWLFTAGKPAL
- a CDS encoding ABC transporter ATP-binding protein, giving the protein MSETKKTDEAAIPQQTSASEGSADREVLLRVEGLTKHFPIKKGILQRQVGAVKAVDGIDFEVRKGETLGVVGESGCGKSTMGRVITRLQDPTGGKITFEGQDITRLSTGQLRPLRRDIQMIFQDPYGSLNPRHTIGSIVSAPFRLQGVEPEGGVKKEVQRLLSLVGLSPEHYNRYPHEFSGGQRQRIGIARALALKPKLVVADEPVSALDVSIQAQVVNLMDDLQQELGLTYVIIAHDLSVVRHVSDRIAVMYLGKIVELADRTSLYETPMHPYTKALMSAVPVPDPKRRGQKNERILLRGDVPSPIAPPSGCRFHTRCWKATEICRTTEPQLVELKPGQRVACHHPENFADQAPQDTVLLSAAKAASELVPDAVVSDGSAEPKPAAEERSAGGKEPAAAEKPAAAKAPAAKDTASEATGSEEAPEATASEPAGAAGSAEAVSEAADTAPAPEAAEAAAAAEPAEEKTGPGAKSTPKATGRTSGKAPGKPSAGSGAEESSDK